The sequence GGCCGAGGGCTCCGCCGCCTCGGTCTCCGAAGCTTTGGGGGCATCGCCGCCCGTAGCGGGGCCCGAGGCGGCCGCCAGCTCCTCCTCGGCATCCTTCGGGGGCTCCGGCTTCCCCTCGGCTCCCTCCGTCTGCTCGGGCTCTGCCTTCGGGGCATCTTCCTTGGCCGCCTCTGTGTCTTTCTCGCCTTCCTTGTCTTCGGGCTTGTTGGCGGCATCCTGGGCCTCCTTCTCTGGCTTCTCCTCCTTGCCCTCCTTCACCTCTGGGGTCTCCGCAGCAGCCTGGGTCTCATTCTCCTTCGgggttccctcctcttctgtcccCGCTCCTTCGGCCTTCTTGTCTTTGTCCTTGGCCTTCTCATCATTCACGTTGTACCCCTTCTTCTTCTTGCTCAGCTTGCCTCCCATCTTGGAGTTCTgtaacacaacacaacacaacgcAAAACGAGAGTTACTTGTGGCTCTAGACGGAATGTCTGTGTCCTcccaaattcataggttgaaatcCTAACACCCTATCTGACAGTATTAGGAGGGGGGGGACTTTGGGAGTTGAATTAGGACATGTAGGCAGAGCCCTCCCGGATGGGATTCGCGCCCTCATAGAAGAGACCCCACCCCAGAGCTCTCTGGCCCCTCTCCCCCTGTGCCCACCAGCCAGAAACCAGCCATCTACAATCACAGAGCAAGTCctaccagacaccaaatctgcctgcaccttgatctgggacttcccagcctgcagaaccgtgagaaacaaatttctgttgtttacaagccactCGGTCCATGGTAATTCGTGATAGCAGCTCCAATGGACAAAGATGCTTGTCAAGTGTAAGAACTGAAAGAGGCTTCTGTTTACAAAGTAAAAGGTTTAGAACACTACTGAACTGGACGCTTCAGAATGGTAAACACGGTAAATCTTAGGCTAcatgtattttgccacaattaaaataaaataaaacagtgagtTATAAAAAGTCAAGAGCTCATTTATAAAGTGTCTGAGGATTTAAGCCAAGGACATACCAAGCCAAGATCAAAGAATCAGCGATTCAAAGACTAAGCCTGTCAAATCGTCAAGAGAACTGGAGCAGTGTTTGTTTATCTGCTTTCCCATGTCCGGCTCAAGCACCCGGTGTTGAACGAAACGGCGGTGACAGCCATTTTAG is a genomic window of Hippopotamus amphibius kiboko isolate mHipAmp2 chromosome 15, mHipAmp2.hap2, whole genome shotgun sequence containing:
- the BASP1 gene encoding brain acid soluble protein 1 — its product is MGGKLSKKKKGYNVNDEKAKDKDKKAEGAGTEEEGTPKENETQAAAETPEVKEGKEEKPEKEAQDAANKPEDKEGEKDTEAAKEDAPKAEPEQTEGAEGKPEPPKDAEEELAAASGPATGGDAPKASETEAAEPSAPIKDDKSKEAGEPTKTEAPAAPAAQETKSDGAPASDSKPSSTEAAPSSKETPAATEAPSSTPKAQAPADEVKPAETPAGNSDQTVAVKE